The following proteins are encoded in a genomic region of Arachis ipaensis cultivar K30076 chromosome B02, Araip1.1, whole genome shotgun sequence:
- the LOC107625248 gene encoding probable serine/threonine-protein kinase PBL7 isoform X1 has protein sequence MGWIPCSGNSNAKKKVKKKMEVEESVKPDPIKGKLKRNSSINSADSSKNGNTDHIAAQTFSFRELATATRHFRAECLLGEGGFGRVYKGRLESINQIVAIKQLDRNGLQGNREFLVEVLMLSLLHHPNLVNLIGYCADGDQRLLVYEYMPLGSLEDHLHDVAPGKERLDWNTRMKIAAGAASGLEYLHDKANPPVIYRDLKCSNILLSEGYHPKLSDFGLAKLGPVGENTHVSTRVMGTYGYCAPEYAMTGQLTLKSDVYSFGVVLLEIITGRKAIDNSKSAGEQNLVAWARPLFKDRRKFAQMADPTLQGQYPPRGLYQALAVAAMCVQEQANMRPVIADVVTALSYLASQRYDPNTQTAQNSRFAPGTPPRTKRGH, from the exons ATGGGTTGGATTCCATGTTCTGGAAATTCAAATGCTAAGaagaaggtgaagaagaagatggaagtgGAGGAAAGTGTGAAGCCTGATCCAATCAAAG GGAAATTGAAGAGGAACTCGTCCATTAATTCGGCAGATTCATCTAAAAATGGGAATACTGATCACATTGCTGCACAGACATTCTCCTTCCGTGAGTTGGCAACTGCAACTCGACATTTTCGGGCAGAATGTCTTTTGGGTGAGGGAGGCTTTGGTAGAGTATACAAGGGCCGTTTGGAAAGTATTAATCAG ATTGTTGCAATTAAACAACTTGACCGAAATGGCCTGCAAGGGAATAGAGAGTTCCTAGTTGAAGTGTTGATGTTAAGTCTTCTTCATCACCCGAACCTTGTCAACCTTATTGGTTATTGTGCTGATGGAGATCAAAGACTTCTCGTTTATGAATATATGCCATTAGGATCCTTGGAAGACCACTTACATG ATGTTGCTCCTGGCAAGGAACGACTAGATTGGAACACACGAATGAAAATAGCTGCCGGAGCAGCAAGCGGATTGGAATATCTTCATGACAAAGCTAACCCTCCTGTTATATACCGAGATTTAAAGTGCTCCAATATTTTGCTCAGTGAAGGGTATCATCCCAAGTTATCTGATTTTGGTTTGGCTAAACTTGGCCCAGTTGGGGAAAACACCCATGTATCAACAAGGGTTATGGGCACCTACGGATATTGTGCTCCCGAGTATGCAATGACAGGTCAGCTGACTCTGAAATCAGATGTTTATAGCTTTGGTGTAGTTCTTCTGGAAATCATTACGGGAAGGAAGGCAATTGACAATTCAAAATCTGCAGGAGAGCAGAATCTTGTTGCATGG GCTAGACCCTTGTTTAAGGATCGAAGAAAATTTGCGCAAATGGCCGATCCAACGCTTCAAGGTCAATATCCTCCAAGAGGACTCTACCAGGCCCTTGCTGTGGCGGCAATGTGTGTTCAGGAGCAGGCCAACATGCGTCCAGTTATAGCCGATGTTGTTACAGCTTTGAGTTACCTTGCTTCCCAAAGATATGACCCGAATACACAAACAGCACAAAATTCTCGCTTCGCTCCTGGCACTCCTCCTAGAACCAAGAGGGGACACTGA
- the LOC107625248 gene encoding probable serine/threonine-protein kinase PBL7 isoform X2 — protein sequence MGWIPCSGNSNAKKKVKKKMEVEESVKPDPIKGKLKRNSSINSADSSKNGNTDHIAAQTFSFRELATATRHFRAECLLGEGGFGRVYKGRLESINQIVAIKQLDRNGLQGNREFLVEVLMLSLLHHPNLVNLIGYCADGDQRLLVYEYMPLGSLEDHLHDVAPGKERLDWNTRMKIAAGAASGLEYLHDKANPPVIYRDLKCSNILLSEGYHPKLSDFGLAKLGPVGENTHVSTRVMGTYGYCAPEYAMTGQLTLKSDVYSFGVVLLEIITGRKAIDNSKSAGEQNLVAW from the exons ATGGGTTGGATTCCATGTTCTGGAAATTCAAATGCTAAGaagaaggtgaagaagaagatggaagtgGAGGAAAGTGTGAAGCCTGATCCAATCAAAG GGAAATTGAAGAGGAACTCGTCCATTAATTCGGCAGATTCATCTAAAAATGGGAATACTGATCACATTGCTGCACAGACATTCTCCTTCCGTGAGTTGGCAACTGCAACTCGACATTTTCGGGCAGAATGTCTTTTGGGTGAGGGAGGCTTTGGTAGAGTATACAAGGGCCGTTTGGAAAGTATTAATCAG ATTGTTGCAATTAAACAACTTGACCGAAATGGCCTGCAAGGGAATAGAGAGTTCCTAGTTGAAGTGTTGATGTTAAGTCTTCTTCATCACCCGAACCTTGTCAACCTTATTGGTTATTGTGCTGATGGAGATCAAAGACTTCTCGTTTATGAATATATGCCATTAGGATCCTTGGAAGACCACTTACATG ATGTTGCTCCTGGCAAGGAACGACTAGATTGGAACACACGAATGAAAATAGCTGCCGGAGCAGCAAGCGGATTGGAATATCTTCATGACAAAGCTAACCCTCCTGTTATATACCGAGATTTAAAGTGCTCCAATATTTTGCTCAGTGAAGGGTATCATCCCAAGTTATCTGATTTTGGTTTGGCTAAACTTGGCCCAGTTGGGGAAAACACCCATGTATCAACAAGGGTTATGGGCACCTACGGATATTGTGCTCCCGAGTATGCAATGACAGGTCAGCTGACTCTGAAATCAGATGTTTATAGCTTTGGTGTAGTTCTTCTGGAAATCATTACGGGAAGGAAGGCAATTGACAATTCAAAATCTGCAGGAGAGCAGAATCTTGTTGCATGG TAA